One region of Oncorhynchus nerka isolate Pitt River linkage group LG22, Oner_Uvic_2.0, whole genome shotgun sequence genomic DNA includes:
- the LOC115105373 gene encoding cytotoxic and regulatory T-cell molecule-like isoform X3 encodes MALMLQLCFLVLFVRGSIAVEHLTVMEGETLTMKCRIRNAEGSHVEWKNPDGHVMFFNNQKVSVSDVTFKDGGLYTCLHYIHKVPVVKWVNVTVLGKPKLEITEHNGKTAIKCSAVGNGHPPKISWLLESGLEIYAQPQYLLDKNTYSSLDILHVQSYKRRVTLKCIVRHPALHNSSLMNFVKIGQNPTEESHSTTRASHWLSTGLTEVTTTVSRWHSTQVSTETPTATALNWPNTEGSPASTPDLQLSTHNWLSVSQTTENTPHNGTGHNSSNAKGSFFNDTETQKGTGGSALLLILLVTGLILGLLVVVSLFVIKLRRAHILWKKVLIITENDDSDQSVESNRSKSSNEEKQSRGRRGNGLFNIRFTKYVVEEPMATETMTTTNIKTEEDPEIQVIPQKNGATHSPQNKEREL; translated from the exons GATCCATTGCAGTGGAACATTTGACTGTGATGGAGGGTGAGACACTAACCATGAAGTGTCGCATTAGAAATGCCGAAGGGAGCCACGTGGAATGGAAGAATCCTGATGGGCATGTTATGTTTTTTAATAACCAGAAGG TCAGTGTGTCTGATGTCACCTTCAAAGATGGAGGCCTCTACACATGTTTACATTACATTCACAAAGTACCTGTAGTGAAGTGGGTTAATGTGACAGTTTTGG GTAAGCCAAAATTGGAGATAACAGAACACAATGGAAAGACTGCCATAAAATGTTCTGCAGTGGGAAATGGCCATCCTCCCAAAATCTCATGGCTGTTGGAGAGTGGGTTAGAAATATATG CTCAGCCTCAGTATCTGTTGGACAAAAACACATATTCCTCCCTGGATATCTTGCATGTTCAGTCCTACAAGAGGAGAGTCACATTGAAATGCATTGTTCGCCATCCAGCCTTACACAATTCATCCCTGATGAATTTTGTGAAGATTGGACAGAATC CCACTGAGGAATCACACTCCACTACGAGAGCCTCTCATTGGCTCAGTACAGGTCTAACAGAGGTAACAACAACAGTCTCCCGTTGGCATAGTACACAGGTGTCAACAGAAACACCAACAGCTACAGCCTTAAATTGGCCCAATACAGAAGGATCACCAGCATCAACACCTGACTTACAACTCAGCACTCACA ATTGGTTGTCAGTGTCCCAGACAACAGAGAACACACCTCATAATGGCACAGGACACAACTCCAGCAATGCTAAAG GAAGCTTCTTCAATGATACGGAGACGCAGAAAGGAACTGGAGGAAGTGCGCTGTTGCTCATCTTACTTGTAACAGGCCTCATCCTTGGTCTGCTCGTGGTTGTTTCGCTCTTCGTGATCAAGCTGAGGAGGGCTCACATACTCTGGAAGAAAG TTTTGATCATTACAGAAAATGACGACTCGGATCAATCTGTGGAAAGCAACAGATCAAAATCAAGCAATGAAGAGAAACAATCTCGAGGAAGAAGGGGCAATG GACTGTTTAACATCAGATTCACAAAGTATGTCGTTGAGGAACCCATGGCAACAGAGACGATGACAACAACAAACATCAAAACAGAAGAGGATCCTGAAATTCAAGTCATCCCACAGAAAAATGGAGCAACCCATAGCCCTCAGAACAAGGAGAGGGAACTGTAA
- the LOC115105373 gene encoding cytotoxic and regulatory T-cell molecule-like isoform X2, with protein MALMLQLCFLVLFVRGSIAVEHLTVMEGETLTMKCRIRNAEGSHVEWKNPDGHVMFFNNQKALKDKRYKIINLSDSVFSVSVSDVTFKDGGLYTCLHYIHKVPVVKWVNVTVLGKPKLEITEHNGKTAIKCSAVGNGHPPKISWLLESGLEIYAQPQYLLDKNTYSSLDILHVQSYKRRVTLKCIVRHPALHNSSLMNFVKIGQNPTEESHSTTRASHWLSTGLTEVTTTVSRWHSTQVSTETPTATALNWPNTEGSPASTPDLQLSTHNWLSVSQTTENTPHNGTGHNSSNAKGSFFNDTETQKGTGGSALLLILLVTGLILGLLVVVSLFVIKLRRAHILWKKENDDSDQSVESNRSKSSNEEKQSRGRRGNGLFNIRFTKYVVEEPMATETMTTTNIKTEEDPEIQVIPQKNGATHSPQNKEREL; from the exons GATCCATTGCAGTGGAACATTTGACTGTGATGGAGGGTGAGACACTAACCATGAAGTGTCGCATTAGAAATGCCGAAGGGAGCCACGTGGAATGGAAGAATCCTGATGGGCATGTTATGTTTTTTAATAACCAGAAGG CCCTGAAGGACAAGCGCTACAAGATAATAAACTTGTCTGACTCCGTTTTTTCAGTCAGTGTGTCTGATGTCACCTTCAAAGATGGAGGCCTCTACACATGTTTACATTACATTCACAAAGTACCTGTAGTGAAGTGGGTTAATGTGACAGTTTTGG GTAAGCCAAAATTGGAGATAACAGAACACAATGGAAAGACTGCCATAAAATGTTCTGCAGTGGGAAATGGCCATCCTCCCAAAATCTCATGGCTGTTGGAGAGTGGGTTAGAAATATATG CTCAGCCTCAGTATCTGTTGGACAAAAACACATATTCCTCCCTGGATATCTTGCATGTTCAGTCCTACAAGAGGAGAGTCACATTGAAATGCATTGTTCGCCATCCAGCCTTACACAATTCATCCCTGATGAATTTTGTGAAGATTGGACAGAATC CCACTGAGGAATCACACTCCACTACGAGAGCCTCTCATTGGCTCAGTACAGGTCTAACAGAGGTAACAACAACAGTCTCCCGTTGGCATAGTACACAGGTGTCAACAGAAACACCAACAGCTACAGCCTTAAATTGGCCCAATACAGAAGGATCACCAGCATCAACACCTGACTTACAACTCAGCACTCACA ATTGGTTGTCAGTGTCCCAGACAACAGAGAACACACCTCATAATGGCACAGGACACAACTCCAGCAATGCTAAAG GAAGCTTCTTCAATGATACGGAGACGCAGAAAGGAACTGGAGGAAGTGCGCTGTTGCTCATCTTACTTGTAACAGGCCTCATCCTTGGTCTGCTCGTGGTTGTTTCGCTCTTCGTGATCAAGCTGAGGAGGGCTCACATACTCTGGAAGAAAG AAAATGACGACTCGGATCAATCTGTGGAAAGCAACAGATCAAAATCAAGCAATGAAGAGAAACAATCTCGAGGAAGAAGGGGCAATG GACTGTTTAACATCAGATTCACAAAGTATGTCGTTGAGGAACCCATGGCAACAGAGACGATGACAACAACAAACATCAAAACAGAAGAGGATCCTGAAATTCAAGTCATCCCACAGAAAAATGGAGCAACCCATAGCCCTCAGAACAAGGAGAGGGAACTGTAA
- the LOC115105373 gene encoding cytotoxic and regulatory T-cell molecule-like isoform X1, with the protein MALMLQLCFLVLFVRGSIAVEHLTVMEGETLTMKCRIRNAEGSHVEWKNPDGHVMFFNNQKALKDKRYKIINLSDSVFSVSVSDVTFKDGGLYTCLHYIHKVPVVKWVNVTVLGKPKLEITEHNGKTAIKCSAVGNGHPPKISWLLESGLEIYAQPQYLLDKNTYSSLDILHVQSYKRRVTLKCIVRHPALHNSSLMNFVKIGQNPTEESHSTTRASHWLSTGLTEVTTTVSRWHSTQVSTETPTATALNWPNTEGSPASTPDLQLSTHNWLSVSQTTENTPHNGTGHNSSNAKGSFFNDTETQKGTGGSALLLILLVTGLILGLLVVVSLFVIKLRRAHILWKKVLIITENDDSDQSVESNRSKSSNEEKQSRGRRGNGLFNIRFTKYVVEEPMATETMTTTNIKTEEDPEIQVIPQKNGATHSPQNKEREL; encoded by the exons GATCCATTGCAGTGGAACATTTGACTGTGATGGAGGGTGAGACACTAACCATGAAGTGTCGCATTAGAAATGCCGAAGGGAGCCACGTGGAATGGAAGAATCCTGATGGGCATGTTATGTTTTTTAATAACCAGAAGG CCCTGAAGGACAAGCGCTACAAGATAATAAACTTGTCTGACTCCGTTTTTTCAGTCAGTGTGTCTGATGTCACCTTCAAAGATGGAGGCCTCTACACATGTTTACATTACATTCACAAAGTACCTGTAGTGAAGTGGGTTAATGTGACAGTTTTGG GTAAGCCAAAATTGGAGATAACAGAACACAATGGAAAGACTGCCATAAAATGTTCTGCAGTGGGAAATGGCCATCCTCCCAAAATCTCATGGCTGTTGGAGAGTGGGTTAGAAATATATG CTCAGCCTCAGTATCTGTTGGACAAAAACACATATTCCTCCCTGGATATCTTGCATGTTCAGTCCTACAAGAGGAGAGTCACATTGAAATGCATTGTTCGCCATCCAGCCTTACACAATTCATCCCTGATGAATTTTGTGAAGATTGGACAGAATC CCACTGAGGAATCACACTCCACTACGAGAGCCTCTCATTGGCTCAGTACAGGTCTAACAGAGGTAACAACAACAGTCTCCCGTTGGCATAGTACACAGGTGTCAACAGAAACACCAACAGCTACAGCCTTAAATTGGCCCAATACAGAAGGATCACCAGCATCAACACCTGACTTACAACTCAGCACTCACA ATTGGTTGTCAGTGTCCCAGACAACAGAGAACACACCTCATAATGGCACAGGACACAACTCCAGCAATGCTAAAG GAAGCTTCTTCAATGATACGGAGACGCAGAAAGGAACTGGAGGAAGTGCGCTGTTGCTCATCTTACTTGTAACAGGCCTCATCCTTGGTCTGCTCGTGGTTGTTTCGCTCTTCGTGATCAAGCTGAGGAGGGCTCACATACTCTGGAAGAAAG TTTTGATCATTACAGAAAATGACGACTCGGATCAATCTGTGGAAAGCAACAGATCAAAATCAAGCAATGAAGAGAAACAATCTCGAGGAAGAAGGGGCAATG GACTGTTTAACATCAGATTCACAAAGTATGTCGTTGAGGAACCCATGGCAACAGAGACGATGACAACAACAAACATCAAAACAGAAGAGGATCCTGAAATTCAAGTCATCCCACAGAAAAATGGAGCAACCCATAGCCCTCAGAACAAGGAGAGGGAACTGTAA